The Opitutaceae bacterium genome window below encodes:
- a CDS encoding SDR family oxidoreductase → MSTSSPSSTSLFDIAGRVIVVTGATGVLAGSAARYLAAQGANVVFLGRDKTRLDKALSDTRGLPGKTAGFSCDVLNRAELEKVRDEVVATFGRIDALVNAAGGNQPGAVILPTQTFLDLDVAAYRQVLGLNLDGTVLPSLVFAKAFASQKAGNIVNFSSMAASQALTRVVGYSNAKAAVDNFTKWLAVELASKFGGGLRVNAIAPGFFIADQNRRLLLNEDGTPTARGQTVLAKTPFKRFGEARELHGAIHFLLSDASAFVTGTVIPVDGGFSCFSGV, encoded by the coding sequence GCCACGGGCGTGCTCGCCGGATCCGCGGCGCGTTATCTCGCCGCGCAGGGGGCGAACGTGGTGTTCCTTGGCCGGGACAAGACGCGCCTCGACAAGGCGCTGAGCGACACCCGCGGGCTCCCGGGAAAGACGGCCGGCTTTTCCTGCGATGTGCTGAACCGCGCGGAGCTGGAGAAGGTGCGTGATGAGGTGGTTGCGACGTTCGGTCGGATCGATGCGCTGGTCAATGCGGCGGGAGGCAACCAGCCGGGTGCGGTCATCCTGCCCACGCAGACCTTCCTCGATCTCGATGTCGCCGCCTACCGCCAGGTGCTCGGGCTGAATCTCGACGGCACGGTTCTTCCCTCGCTGGTCTTCGCCAAGGCCTTTGCGTCGCAGAAGGCGGGCAACATCGTCAATTTCTCCTCGATGGCGGCGAGCCAGGCGCTGACCCGCGTGGTGGGGTATTCCAACGCGAAGGCGGCGGTCGACAATTTCACGAAGTGGCTGGCGGTGGAGCTTGCGTCCAAGTTCGGCGGTGGTTTGCGCGTGAACGCGATCGCGCCCGGGTTCTTCATCGCCGACCAGAACCGCCGGCTTCTGCTCAATGAGGACGGCACGCCGACGGCGCGCGGACAGACCGTCCTGGCGAAGACGCCGTTCAAGCGCTTTGGCGAGGCGAGGGAGCTCCATGGCGCGATCCATTTCCTCCTCAGCGACGCCTCCGCCTTTGTCACGGGCACCGTGATTCCCGTCGACGGCGGATTCTCGTGCTTCTCGGGCGTGTAG